The Mesorhizobium sp. B1-1-8 genome contains a region encoding:
- a CDS encoding LacI family DNA-binding transcriptional regulator, with protein sequence MPTMAEVARRAGVSVSTVSHVINRTRFVSPEKALLINDAIAAMGYQPNELARSLKVASTNSVGLAISAISNPYFTDIICAVEAECTRLGLMVFLSDTQEDPDRELSVVRAFHQRRVDGVILAPSGSPERAIDYLADKKLPCVLIDRFADDRFDQIGVENETAMRALIDHVASFGHKRIGYIAGQPGLATTRERIDAFRASLAANGLDCLPRYVSPENVDTASATASTHAILALPSPPTALVTGNNMTTIGAVRAIREKGLSIPGDLSLVGFDDFEWADCFEPRLTLVEQPCTEIGRQAAALLSARIAANAAAPRAVRLQATLQARQSCARPK encoded by the coding sequence ATGCCGACAATGGCTGAGGTCGCGCGCCGCGCCGGCGTCTCGGTTTCGACCGTCTCGCATGTCATCAACCGCACGCGTTTCGTCTCGCCCGAAAAGGCGCTGCTGATCAACGACGCCATCGCCGCCATGGGCTACCAACCCAACGAGCTGGCGCGGTCGCTCAAAGTCGCCTCGACCAACAGTGTTGGGCTGGCCATCTCGGCCATCTCCAATCCCTATTTCACCGATATCATCTGCGCCGTCGAGGCTGAATGCACCCGACTTGGCCTGATGGTGTTCCTGTCCGACACCCAGGAAGACCCCGACCGCGAGCTGTCGGTGGTGCGCGCCTTTCATCAGCGCCGCGTTGACGGGGTCATCCTGGCGCCGTCGGGCTCGCCTGAGCGGGCGATCGATTATCTCGCTGACAAGAAGTTGCCTTGCGTGCTGATCGACCGCTTCGCCGACGACCGCTTCGACCAGATCGGCGTCGAGAACGAAACGGCGATGCGCGCGCTCATCGACCATGTCGCCTCCTTCGGCCATAAGCGCATCGGCTACATCGCCGGCCAGCCCGGCCTTGCGACGACGCGCGAGCGTATCGACGCCTTCCGCGCCTCGCTCGCTGCCAATGGACTTGACTGCCTGCCGCGCTATGTCTCGCCCGAGAATGTCGACACGGCGAGCGCCACGGCATCGACCCATGCGATCCTCGCTCTGCCGTCACCGCCCACCGCTTTGGTCACCGGCAACAACATGACGACGATCGGGGCAGTCCGCGCCATCCGCGAGAAGGGGCTTTCCATCCCCGGCGACCTGTCGCTGGTCGGCTTCGACGATTTTGAATGGGCCGACTGTTTCGAGCCGCGGCTGACCTTGGTCGAGCAGCCTTGCACCGAGATCGGCCGCCAGGCCGCCGCCTTGCTCAGCGCGCGCATCGCCGCCAACGCTGCCGCGCCCCGCGCCGTGCGGCTGCAGGCGACATTGCAGGCGCGGCAATCCTGCGCGAGGCCGAAATGA
- a CDS encoding anion transporter, giving the protein MTWTGAGALLILVLTYAGVAVGRIPGLRLDRAGIALLGGAAMIAVGAISIEDAYRAINFDTITLLLGMMIVVAHLKVSGAFRALGGFAIEHAHAPFMLLIMVTLLTGVLSAFLVNDAICLVMAPIVVHVTRVINRNPVPYLIATCTASNCGSVATITGNPQNMVIGALSGISYPAFSAALAPVALFGLLAVIVIVRIVYRAEFARPAELSPEVYRGRMLPGQVLKATIVCVALAIAFFAGVPVAKVALIAGAFLLVTRAIKPHRIYREIDGPLLFMFAGLFVVVAGAEHTLLTPEMVAWAKTIGLDDVWRLSGFTAVLSNIMSNVPAVLALRPFIPGLENPERAWLVVAMSSTLAGNFTLLGSVANLIVAEQAKAAGKELSFSAFFKVGLPLTLVTLLAGTAWLAFTA; this is encoded by the coding sequence ATGACATGGACCGGCGCTGGCGCGCTTTTGATCCTGGTGCTCACTTATGCCGGCGTTGCCGTCGGCCGCATTCCCGGGCTGCGCCTTGACCGTGCCGGAATCGCGCTGCTCGGCGGCGCGGCCATGATCGCGGTCGGAGCGATCAGCATCGAGGACGCCTACCGCGCCATCAATTTCGACACCATCACGCTGTTGCTCGGCATGATGATCGTCGTGGCGCATCTGAAGGTGTCCGGCGCCTTCCGCGCTCTTGGCGGCTTCGCCATCGAGCACGCGCACGCGCCCTTCATGCTCCTGATCATGGTGACGCTTCTGACCGGCGTGCTGTCGGCCTTCCTGGTCAATGACGCGATCTGCCTCGTGATGGCGCCGATCGTCGTCCACGTCACCCGGGTCATCAACCGCAACCCGGTGCCCTATCTCATCGCCACCTGCACCGCGTCGAACTGCGGCAGCGTCGCCACCATCACCGGCAATCCGCAGAACATGGTGATCGGCGCCCTGTCGGGCATTTCCTATCCGGCCTTTTCCGCCGCGCTTGCGCCGGTGGCGCTGTTCGGCCTCCTCGCCGTCATTGTCATCGTGCGCATCGTCTACCGCGCCGAATTTGCCCGCCCGGCCGAACTCAGCCCCGAGGTCTATCGCGGCCGCATGCTGCCCGGCCAGGTGTTGAAGGCGACCATCGTCTGCGTTGCCCTTGCGATCGCCTTCTTCGCCGGCGTCCCCGTCGCCAAGGTGGCGCTGATCGCCGGCGCCTTCCTGCTCGTCACCCGCGCCATCAAGCCGCACCGCATCTACCGCGAGATCGACGGGCCGCTGCTGTTCATGTTCGCCGGCCTGTTCGTCGTCGTGGCGGGCGCCGAGCACACGCTGCTGACGCCGGAGATGGTCGCCTGGGCAAAGACCATCGGCCTCGACGATGTCTGGCGGCTGTCGGGCTTCACCGCCGTGCTCTCCAACATCATGAGCAATGTCCCGGCGGTGCTGGCGCTCAGGCCCTTCATTCCCGGCCTGGAAAACCCCGAACGCGCCTGGCTGGTCGTGGCGATGAGCTCGACGCTTGCGGGCAACTTTACGCTCCTTGGCTCCGTCGCCAACCTCATCGTCGCCGAACAGGCCAAGGCCGCCGGCAAGGAGCTTTCCTTCTCCGCCTTCTTCAAGGTCGGCCTGCCGCTGACGCTGGTCACGCTGCTTGCCGGTACCGCCTGGCTGGCCTTCACCGCCTAG
- a CDS encoding DUF3309 family protein, translating into MGLGTILIIILILALLGGFSGLGGGPFYGTGYYGGGGLGLILLIVIILVVLGRL; encoded by the coding sequence ATGGGCCTCGGCACAATTCTCATCATTATTCTTATTCTTGCTTTGCTGGGCGGCTTCAGCGGCTTGGGCGGCGGACCATTTTATGGAACGGGATATTATGGTGGCGGCGGCCTAGGCCTGATTCTGCTTATCGTAATCATCCTGGTGGTGCTTGGCCGGCTCTGA
- a CDS encoding Thivi_2564 family membrane protein, with amino-acid sequence MGISVLIGILITFLVIILVLYLVQRLPLDARTRQIAQIIIIIIGILSLLKYLAVF; translated from the coding sequence ATGGGCATATCGGTTCTTATCGGCATACTGATCACCTTCCTGGTGATCATCCTGGTGCTCTATCTTGTGCAGCGCCTGCCGCTCGATGCCCGCACGAGACAGATTGCGCAGATCATCATCATCATCATCGGCATTCTCTCGCTGCTGAAATACCTTGCGGTGTTCTAG
- a CDS encoding GFA family protein, producing MSSDIKRSGSCLCGGVQFQVIGQPLRVGLCHCKDCRKTSGSAYQAFAVWPRQAFESEGITSTYGGRSFCPTCGSRVPSIGGDEVEVMIGGLDVAPTEGLKPSYELWIGRREHWLHPLPGARQFEHDRSASDQAADDGESETVRDPLRKLA from the coding sequence ATGTCCAGCGACATTAAGCGAAGCGGCAGTTGCCTGTGCGGCGGCGTCCAGTTCCAGGTAATCGGGCAGCCGCTTCGGGTTGGCCTTTGCCATTGCAAGGATTGCCGCAAGACCAGCGGGTCGGCCTATCAGGCCTTTGCCGTGTGGCCGCGCCAGGCATTCGAATCGGAAGGAATCACCAGTACCTATGGCGGGCGCAGCTTCTGCCCGACTTGCGGCAGCCGTGTCCCGTCCATCGGCGGGGATGAGGTGGAGGTCATGATCGGCGGTCTCGACGTGGCGCCAACCGAAGGACTGAAGCCCAGCTACGAACTCTGGATCGGCCGGCGCGAGCACTGGTTGCATCCCTTGCCAGGAGCGCGTCAGTTCGAGCACGACCGGAGCGCCAGCGACCAGGCAGCCGATGACGGCGAATCGGAGACAGTCCGGGATCCGCTAAGGAAGTTAGCTTAA
- a CDS encoding PAS domain-containing protein: MTLALERSRNMHMRYPPIDGLWTWDIKRDRVYGDANLSAYFGLTSDEFSRGAPLERWMQSIEREDRSRIRLAIRKAIEQRSSFREVYKIRSEKIGLRTILAVGQCCVDDLGKAALYPGWFVDLTQEAASEDDSLREIHGHVEQAREIAQSIGHDMLSYLLDNIQEEVQLKLGNGSRRRKSS, translated from the coding sequence ATGACGCTGGCGCTTGAACGCAGCCGCAACATGCATATGCGGTATCCACCGATCGACGGGCTCTGGACCTGGGATATCAAGCGCGACCGGGTCTATGGCGATGCCAACCTGTCCGCCTATTTCGGCCTGACGAGCGACGAATTTTCGCGTGGCGCGCCACTGGAAAGGTGGATGCAAAGTATCGAACGGGAAGACAGGTCGAGGATAAGGCTGGCGATCCGCAAAGCGATAGAGCAAAGGTCCAGCTTCAGGGAAGTCTACAAGATCCGCTCCGAAAAGATTGGGCTGCGCACGATCCTGGCCGTTGGCCAATGCTGTGTCGACGACCTTGGCAAGGCGGCACTTTATCCCGGCTGGTTCGTCGACCTGACGCAGGAAGCCGCGAGCGAAGACGATTCGTTACGCGAGATCCACGGCCACGTCGAACAGGCGAGGGAAATCGCCCAGTCGATCGGGCACGATATGCTGTCCTATCTTCTGGACAACATTCAGGAAGAGGTACAGTTGAAGCTCGGCAACGGATCGAGGAGGCGCAAATCGTCCTGA
- the msrA gene encoding peptide-methionine (S)-S-oxide reductase MsrA, with protein sequence MASSERAILAGGCFWGMQDLIRRYPGVISTRVGYSGGDVPNATYRNHGTHAEAIEIVFDPARISFRTLLEFFFQIHDPTTKNRQGNDVGLSYRSAIFYTSEEQKRIAEDTIADVEASGLWPGKVVTELAPAGAFWEAEPEHQDYLERYPNGYTCHFVRPGWKLPVREKAAAS encoded by the coding sequence ATGGCTTCTTCCGAACGCGCGATCCTCGCCGGCGGCTGCTTCTGGGGCATGCAGGACCTGATCCGCCGCTATCCCGGCGTGATCTCCACCCGCGTCGGCTATAGCGGCGGCGACGTTCCCAACGCCACCTATCGCAACCACGGCACTCATGCCGAAGCGATCGAGATCGTCTTTGATCCCGCCAGGATCAGTTTCCGCACGCTGCTCGAATTCTTCTTCCAGATCCATGACCCGACGACGAAGAACCGTCAGGGCAACGATGTCGGCTTGAGCTATCGCTCGGCGATCTTCTACACCAGCGAGGAGCAGAAGCGGATCGCCGAAGACACCATCGCCGATGTCGAGGCCTCTGGCCTGTGGCCCGGCAAGGTCGTCACCGAGCTCGCTCCGGCCGGCGCCTTCTGGGAGGCAGAGCCCGAGCATCAGGACTATCTGGAGCGCTATCCCAACGGCTATACCTGCCATTTCGTCCGGCCGGGCTGGAAGCTTCCGGTTCGCGAAAAGGCTGCCGCATCATAA
- a CDS encoding ABC transporter permease, with protein sequence MTALLSSLLSNPAILGVLASVIAALGWGFHQRLAGAGAERARQAASEAAARDIADRVDNDIGTLPGEAARKELKSWARG encoded by the coding sequence ATGACGGCGCTCCTTTCCTCCCTGCTCTCCAACCCGGCGATCCTTGGCGTGCTGGCGTCCGTCATTGCAGCGCTTGGCTGGGGTTTTCACCAGCGGCTTGCCGGCGCCGGCGCCGAGCGCGCCCGGCAAGCAGCGAGCGAGGCGGCGGCCCGCGACATTGCCGACCGCGTCGACAACGACATCGGCACGCTGCCCGGCGAGGCGGCGCGAAAGGAGCTCAAATCATGGGCAAGGGGCTGA
- a CDS encoding glycoside hydrolase family 108 protein codes for MDRNFARALALVLKSEGGWSDNPADPGGATMRGVTLANFRRYVKADAGKAELRKISDAEIATVYRRFYWDAVVGAELPAGIDYAVFDFAVNSGPGRAAKYLQAVLGVAEDGRIGPATLAAAGAKPAGIVIDALCDARLAFLQRLPTWPTFGKGWSARVLSVRREALLLSARPEASVQPAPQAPVPAAEPPTASPPDGGGPPAGSARPASPGKATGIVAAVVLAVGSIAAWAAHLTCHLLGVFCQ; via the coding sequence ATGGACCGCAACTTTGCGCGGGCGCTTGCGCTCGTGCTCAAATCCGAGGGCGGCTGGTCGGACAACCCCGCCGATCCCGGCGGCGCGACGATGCGTGGCGTCACGCTCGCCAATTTCCGCCGTTACGTGAAGGCCGACGCCGGCAAGGCCGAGCTGCGCAAGATCAGCGATGCCGAGATCGCGACGGTCTATCGGCGCTTTTACTGGGATGCCGTTGTCGGCGCCGAGCTTCCGGCCGGCATCGACTACGCCGTTTTCGACTTCGCCGTGAACAGCGGGCCGGGCAGGGCGGCGAAATACCTGCAGGCCGTGCTCGGCGTCGCCGAGGACGGCCGCATCGGTCCGGCCACGCTTGCCGCCGCCGGGGCAAAGCCCGCCGGCATCGTCATCGACGCGCTTTGCGACGCGCGCCTCGCCTTTCTCCAACGGCTGCCGACCTGGCCGACCTTCGGCAAGGGCTGGAGCGCGCGTGTCCTCTCGGTGCGCCGGGAGGCGCTGCTGCTTTCGGCGCGGCCGGAGGCGAGTGTTCAGCCTGCGCCGCAGGCCCCGGTGCCCGCCGCCGAGCCGCCGACGGCGAGCCCCCCGGATGGCGGCGGTCCACCCGCGGGCTCGGCGAGGCCGGCATCGCCCGGCAAGGCCACCGGCATCGTCGCTGCGGTGGTGCTGGCGGTCGGCTCGATCGCCGCCTGGGCCGCGCATCTTACCTGTCACCTGCTTGGAGTGTTCTGCCAATGA
- a CDS encoding dihydrofolate reductase family protein translates to MTVTLWMAVSLNGMAAREDRSEDFLSKTDWEMFLELAGACDGIIWGRVTHQLFEQSVRRQFAELPLVVVTRDTMFATQPGSIRASSPQEAVALLTRPGSNRILLAGGSQLNAAFVQEGLIDEVVLAIEPVVVAKGIPMVAPVASDLRLSLLGIDDRRSPTLRLHYRALKS, encoded by the coding sequence ATGACTGTCACGCTGTGGATGGCCGTCTCATTGAACGGGATGGCCGCGCGCGAGGATCGATCGGAAGACTTCCTGTCGAAGACTGATTGGGAGATGTTTCTCGAGCTCGCTGGCGCCTGTGACGGCATCATTTGGGGCCGCGTGACACATCAGCTCTTCGAACAATCCGTACGCCGCCAGTTTGCCGAACTGCCATTGGTCGTCGTGACGCGGGACACCATGTTCGCCACCCAGCCGGGTTCTATCCGCGCGTCGTCGCCGCAGGAAGCGGTTGCACTTCTGACGCGGCCTGGATCGAACAGAATTTTGCTGGCCGGTGGTTCGCAGCTCAACGCCGCATTCGTTCAGGAGGGGCTAATCGACGAGGTGGTTTTGGCAATCGAGCCTGTAGTCGTTGCGAAAGGCATTCCGATGGTGGCGCCGGTCGCATCCGATCTTCGATTGAGTCTCCTGGGAATAGACGACAGGCGTAGTCCAACGCTGCGCCTGCACTACCGTGCTTTAAAGAGCTGA
- a CDS encoding SMI1/KNR4 family protein, which produces MRYILTEGQFDAPAESAVVDGLSARLGVDLPKDYTDFLKKHNGGEGFVHDNYIIFFKAEELADFNREYEVEKYAPGILLFASNGGGEGYGFDTEDPAMPIVRIPFIGMDRQSAETIARDLADLFAWLAA; this is translated from the coding sequence GTGAGATATATCTTAACCGAGGGACAGTTTGACGCGCCGGCTGAATCCGCAGTCGTTGACGGACTGTCTGCACGCTTGGGAGTCGATCTGCCCAAGGATTACACCGACTTCCTCAAAAAGCATAATGGAGGTGAAGGCTTCGTCCACGATAACTACATTATTTTCTTTAAAGCTGAAGAATTGGCTGACTTCAATCGAGAATATGAGGTTGAAAAATATGCGCCGGGCATCCTCTTATTCGCATCGAACGGCGGTGGTGAAGGCTATGGCTTTGACACCGAAGATCCAGCCATGCCAATCGTGCGCATCCCATTCATAGGTATGGATCGGCAATCCGCTGAGACAATAGCGCGTGACCTCGCCGATCTATTTGCTTGGTTGGCGGCCTGA